One Rhizoctonia solani chromosome 3, complete sequence genomic region harbors:
- a CDS encoding major facilitator superfamily transporter, which translates to MSQTTAPVIELDVLPRLEHGITLDHTKSTYARSPELLTGNSDGDRFPRDEDTANPNYMDMTMVGSGHTLVDTAQPSQTLRLHIGNVIIEEKVLYLVGSCIGIFAAGLNFTATGANLPSFQKFYQLSYQTVLLVFLASFGGYLVSCLLNSVLQSVIGTCNVLLMASALHGSRALLISFAPPFPVVVIGLTLMGFGGGFYEACLTSVVTTKLGPMIQVGLKSVALSPMDYENKRGNKGPGGMM; encoded by the exons ATGAGTCAAACAACGGCACCGGTCATCGAACTCGATGTGCTACCGCGCCTTGAACATGGTATAACCCTCGACCATACCAAGAGCACATACGCACGAAGCCCTGAACTACTCACTGGCAACTCTGACGGGGATCGCTTTCCTCGAGATGAAGATACGGCAAATCCAAACTACATGGACATGACCATGGTGGGCTCGGGTCATACTTTGGTCGATACAGCTCAGCCCAGTCAGACCTTACGACTACATATTGGGAATGTGATAATTGAAGAGAAAGTCCTGTATTTGGTGGGG TCCTGCATAGGTATTTTTGCTGCAGGCCTCAACTTCACTGCAACAGGAGCCAATTTACCGTCATTCCAAAAGTTTTATCAGCTGTCTTACCAGACAGTTTTGCTGGTATTCCTTGCGAGCTTTGGAGG CTACCTAGTATCATGTCTACTCAACTCAGTTCTTCAGAGTGTAATTGGAACGTGTAATGTTTTATTG ATGGCTAGCGCCTTGCACGGCAGCAGGGCTTTACTAATATCCTTTGCCCCACCGTTCCCGGTTGTGGTAATAGGGCTTACCCTCATGGGCTTTGGTGGAGGATTTTATGAAGCGTGCCTCACCAGTGttgtcacgactaagcttggacctatgatacaagtaggtttaaagtccgtggccctatcaccaatggactatgagaacaagaggggcaacaaaggcccagggggtatgatgtag
- a CDS encoding major facilitator superfamily transporter yields MSQTATCEIKLDELPYLEHGTSLLYTKSLSAQTPDVLTDGPQAEYFSGLTPGSAMGAMGSGHTLVSPGQITEPFGLRIGNILIEDKVLYLTGACMGIFLASLNFTATGANLPSFQNHYQLSYETVSLVFLAGFGGYLVSCVLNSVLQRVIGTCNVLLMAGALHGGGALLISFAPPFPVVIIGLTLMGFGGGFYEACLTSVVSHFEDSRIMNIVYAFGGLGALVSPFIIGGLAKTNTPWKFYYWIPLGLTALVAVCHFMLFRKYATPPDHEEAPEHKNVRARFKLVVRMPITWIGIILMVLSYAIVDVLSNWLTAYLIDVKGTGPDISRYQLAMFWAGLTAGRIFFSLPIIHFRERLGNALLLTSMCGAIGLLWAVNSAASNWVAVAIAGFFLGPNTPGILSIVSTRVPPSLKEIVVSLTIGSALVGGTLGSLIFGLTVGKVSLGLRLLSPVIIVLAGLSALLFWAVPPRRKVD; encoded by the exons ATGAGTCAAACTGCGACTTGTGAAATAAAGCTCGACGAACTGCCGTATCTCGAGCATGGCACTTCTTTGCTTTATACCAAGAGCCTCTCTGCACAAACTCCAGATGTGCTCACCGATGGTCCTCAGGCAGAGTACTTTTCTGGGCTTACTCCAGGCAGTGCCATGGGTGCCATGGGCTCGGGGCATACCTTGGTTAGCCCGGGGCAGATTACGGAGCCATTTGGGCTACGCATAGGGAATATTCTGATTGAGGACAAAGTTTTGTACTTGACCGGG GCATGCATGGGCATCTTCTTGGCCAGCCTCAATTTCACTGCGACGGGAGCTAATCTGCCCTCATTCCAAAATCATTACCAACTATCCTATGAAACAGTCTCGCTCGTGTTTCTTGCCGGTTTCGGAGG ATACTTAGTTTCATGCGTGCTCAATTCTGTTCTGCAGAGAGTGATCGGGACATGTAATGTTTTATTG ATGGCCGGTGCCTTGCATGGTGGCGGTGCCCTGCTAATATCTTTCGCCCCGCCTTTCCCGGTTGTAATTATCGGGCTTACTCTCATGGGTTTTGGAGGTGGCTTTTATGAGGCATGCCTTACCAGCGTGGTGTCGCAT TTTGAAGATAGCCGAATAATGAACATCGTATATGCGTTTGGTGGG CTCGGTGCA CTTGTTTCACCGTTCATCATCGGAGGACTTGCTAAAACCAATACTCCATGGAAA TTTTACTATTGGATCCCATTGGGCCTGACGGCACTAGTCGCTGTTTGTCACTTTATGCTTTTTAGGAAGTATGCGACGCCGCCCGATCACGAGGAAGCACCAGAACACAAAAATGTGCGAGCTAGGTTTAAGCTGGTAGTGCGTATGCCAATCACTTG GATTGGGATAATTTTGATGGTCCTCAGCTACGCAATTGTGGATGTGCTAAGCAAC TGGTTAACAGCGTATCTCATTGATGTCAAAGGTACCGGTCCTGACATCTCTCGTTATCAGCTGGCAATGTTTTGGGCTG GCCTCACTGCTGGTAGAATCTTCTTCTCATTGCCTATCATTCATTTTCGTGAGAGACTGGGAAATGCCCTTTTGCTCACTTCTATGTGCGGCGCAATTGGTTTGCTATGGGCGGTCAATTCTGCCGCGTCCAACTGGGTTGCTGTTGCTATCGCAGGATTTTTCCTGGG CCCAAACACGCCTGGGATATTGTCTATCGTATCAACACGAGTTCCTCCGAGCCTAAAGGAAATTGTGGTTTCTCTCACAATTG GGTCAGCCCTTGTTGGTGGAACACTTGGATCGTTGATTTTTGGATTGACCGTTGGAAAGGTCAGCCTAGGCCTGCGTTTACTTAGCCCTGTTATT ATCGTCTTGGCTGGCTTATCGGCTTTACTGTTCTGGGCTGTTCCTCCCCGCAGGAAAGTCGACTGA